The DNA window GCTGACACTGCGCCATCCAGGCATACACATTGCTCGGAAACTCCTCGCCGGGAATGACCACGTTCTGACTTGGCCGCAGCCGGGTATTGTGGCTGGCAATGGCCATGCCGTAGCTCACCGCCGGCACCAGCGCGACCCGCTCTGGCGTGGTATTGACCAGCCGGGCGAACAGGCGGCGCAACTCTTGGGTTTCGTCAAAAAAATCAGCCGGGACAAGCTCGGCCGGATTGACCTTACGCCGCAACCCGGCAATGCCGGCCGCCTCGACCGATTTCAGCAGCGGCGCCATGTAGGCGCAGTTCAGGTAGTGCTGGTCCTCGGGCAGGGTGAAGAGATGGCGCTGGCATTCCATGACGGCGTCAGGCCTGTTTGACCTCAGGGAAGAGGTCCTGCTTTGGCGCGTGGGCCTTTTTCCAGACCATGACGTTGCGCGTATATTTACACACCAGAGTGCCGTCCTGTTTGACGCCGCGCGTTTCGACCTTGACGATGCCCCACTGGGGTTTGGACCGGGACTCGCGCGTTTCCAGGACTTCGGATTCGGAGTACAGGGTGTCGCCGGCAAAGACCGGGTTGGGCAGGACGACATTGTCCCAGCCCAGGTTAAAGCCGTTCTCGCTCACATCGGCTACGCCCAGCCCGGCCACAATCGCCAGGGTCAGCACACTGTTGATCAGACACTGGCCGAACTCGGTCTGTTTGCCGTACTCGGTATTGAAATGGATCTGGTTGGTGTTGTTGGTCAGCAGGGTAAACCAGATGTTATCGTTTTCGGTCACCGTCCGACCGAGCCGACAGCGGTACACGTCCCCGACCTCAAAATCTTCATAATAACGACCTTCCCAACCGGCTTTGACTGGCATAGCGTTTTCCTCCTGTCCACGAACATGGGTTTACCGGCACTCTACCACGCCCGAAGCGAACAGGAGAAGGGGAGGGGCTCGTCCCCTTGTCCCCAAACGCCATTTGAATACTATCAGTACGTTTTTCTACTACACAGCCCAGCTCATGCCGAGCGGAGGGACGCGTGTGGAGCGACGATTTCTCCAATCTGCTCGAAGTGATCCGCTGGAAGTAAGGCTGCAAACGAACGCACGGCGCCAACGGCCGATATCCGTTCGCCCGTCATCTGGCGAACACTTGGCGGCTGTCCTGAAACGCCTTGAACTCCAGATGATTGCCGCACGGATCGGTCAGAAACATCGTCGCCTGTTCGCCGACCTGGCCCCGAAAACGCACCCGCGGGGCAATCACAAAAGCGGTGCCGCGTTGCTCAAGGCGCCGGGCCAGCTCGTGCCACGCCTGCCAGTCCAGAATCACCCCAAAGTGGGGCACCGGCACCGCGTCACCATCAACCGGATTATGAGCCGCCGACCGGGCGCTCTCTGTCAGGTGG is part of the Desulfurellaceae bacterium genome and encodes:
- a CDS encoding MaoC family dehydratase; protein product: MPVKAGWEGRYYEDFEVGDVYRCRLGRTVTENDNIWFTLLTNNTNQIHFNTEYGKQTEFGQCLINSVLTLAIVAGLGVADVSENGFNLGWDNVVLPNPVFAGDTLYSESEVLETRESRSKPQWGIVKVETRGVKQDGTLVCKYTRNVMVWKKAHAPKQDLFPEVKQA
- a CDS encoding VOC family protein, which translates into the protein MLFHLAFPVSDLVATRRFYVDVLGCGVGRESGRWIDFDFFGHQLTAHLTESARSAAHNPVDGDAVPVPHFGVILDWQAWHELARRLEQRGTAFVIAPRVRFRGQVGEQATMFLTDPCGNHLEFKAFQDSRQVFAR